From the bacterium genome, one window contains:
- a CDS encoding right-handed parallel beta-helix repeat-containing protein: MGKATSAAVAVMLAAFVAAGTASGREISGRQAFTGEVIVPKGETWKVLPGAVVRFHGGRLLVRGTLVVEGTAQRPATIEGDDAFEGVDLRGEGGSRFTRAVVSGGRRGILLTNASAEFREVLFRRNAVGIDVGQYARVRISGCTFEGNSRVGLLVKRGGGAEVSASRFTGAGKAGIYVYGADNVAVRDCRFEKNTVGLQAGMAGGRAQVSKSVFRGNGTGILAEKTARPAVEGCEVTGNEIGMLFRRRSEGTVKGCRVEENGTGVLVEYSSYPVFRGNAFRGNREAAVRLRHQSAEWEGEATEADREDAGVRGVPFGGGEAARGDFRTGTGNDGGTAASPAGPPGKRAGLTGTVDFRGNEWGELQPQVDRGGNVAGIHDGRDEPFFEYKGKRYRMDTVLLK, from the coding sequence GTGGGGAAAGCGACGTCCGCGGCGGTTGCCGTGATGCTGGCGGCTTTCGTCGCGGCGGGCACGGCCTCCGGTCGTGAAATCTCCGGTCGCCAGGCCTTCACGGGCGAGGTGATCGTCCCGAAGGGAGAGACGTGGAAGGTCCTCCCCGGGGCGGTGGTCCGGTTCCACGGCGGACGCCTCCTGGTCCGTGGGACGCTGGTCGTCGAAGGGACCGCCCAGCGACCCGCGACGATCGAAGGAGACGACGCCTTCGAGGGGGTGGACCTTCGGGGGGAAGGCGGTTCCCGGTTCACCCGGGCTGTCGTGTCCGGCGGACGCCGCGGGATCCTGCTGACGAACGCATCGGCGGAGTTCCGGGAGGTCCTGTTCCGGCGGAACGCCGTGGGGATCGACGTGGGACAGTATGCCCGGGTGCGCATCTCCGGGTGCACTTTCGAGGGAAACAGCCGTGTCGGTCTGCTCGTCAAGCGCGGGGGAGGCGCGGAAGTCTCCGCCTCGCGGTTCACCGGAGCGGGGAAGGCGGGGATCTACGTCTACGGGGCGGACAACGTCGCGGTCCGGGATTGCCGCTTCGAGAAGAACACGGTGGGATTGCAGGCGGGAATGGCGGGGGGGCGGGCACAGGTCTCGAAGTCGGTCTTCCGGGGGAACGGGACCGGAATCCTCGCCGAGAAGACGGCGCGCCCTGCCGTCGAAGGGTGCGAGGTGACGGGAAACGAAATCGGAATGTTGTTCCGCCGCCGCTCGGAGGGGACCGTGAAGGGTTGCCGGGTCGAGGAGAACGGGACGGGCGTGCTCGTCGAGTACTCCTCCTACCCGGTCTTCCGGGGGAACGCGTTCCGCGGGAACCGGGAGGCCGCGGTCCGGTTGCGCCACCAGTCCGCCGAATGGGAAGGGGAGGCGACGGAGGCCGACCGCGAGGATGCCGGCGTGCGGGGCGTCCCCTTCGGCGGGGGAGAGGCGGCGCGGGGCGATTTCCGCACCGGCACCGGGAACGACGGTGGAACGGCCGCCTCCCCGGCGGGTCCCCCGGGGAAAAGGGCCGGGTTGACGGGAACGGTGGATTTCCGGGGAAACGAATGGGGGGAGCTTCAGCCCCAGGTCGATCGCGGCGGAAACGTGGCTGGGATCCACGACGGCAGGGACGAGCCGTTCTTCGAATACAAGGGGAAGAGGTACCGCATGGACACGGTGCTCCTGAAATGA